The genome window GACATGTaaatgaaagaggaaaataaaaggtgtaaatatttatattaatataaatatgttaattatattactagcgttattaatgtaattaaatttgaGTCCTCTTGAAATTGTTTCTTTATTGAGTTTCTTAGTTGATCAGGGTTAATAAAATTGCTTAGACTATATTTGCTATAGACTTTCTGTTTGTGAAATTCGATCTAAAGTTATAAGGAATAAAATAggtaaaattcatataaatagaatgttaataatttaatacttttGTATTATGGTTTTTATACGTGAGTCATATGTTCCACGAATCTCAAAGTTTATTCGTCTTGCGTAGCCGCATTTACATTTGGATACATATAATTGCGAAACGATATTCCAGAAAGTTGTTGGTCCACAGGTTCTCTTGTATCATATAAACTTGGTGCTTGAAATATTATGCCAAGTGTTCCACCAGTACATGCCAATGTAAAAACCCAAAGAAAAAGTCTATCTAAAACCATAGCTACGAATTTCCAATCTTCTATAAcctggaaatattaaaaaatatatgagggaaaaatgtatcatatattatttcgagaagttatatatatatactatttttaaaaaagaatttttagaatTGAAGCCTTAAATTGTCAAGAAAAGTATCAAAAGTAAAACATGAATATTCAAACAATGAATtgttgaattattgaattattgatCAACTTACTTCATTATCCTTATCTGCATTTTTTATATGTTGAGCAATAAAACGCACACCCTTTAAAGCTGATATGACATCGGGGGATAAGTGTCGTGGCATCGTATTTTCACTATCAGTGACTGCAACAGTATCTCATTGTTAGTATACATTTCAGAAACTATTACATGACATTAATTGTAATATAACGTGCCGCGCCATATACATCCATGAATTATAGGGTTACTGTTAATTCCAATAcacgtttatttatttcaatcacTGTCATGTAATTCTTTATATGTGTCATAATAATGCACTGTCACAATACatttgattaataaaattttgtatcaattatattacatattgtagagtaatttaaatatttacctgATGCATGCGGTATATGCCGGGCATCGTCTTctcgtatatttttatactgCGAGGTAACACTTTCGAACCCATCTGGACTTCCTTTTAATTCCAGTGGGTAATCACTAACACTATTAGGAAAACTGTAATGTATACTCCTGAAAAGTTTTCTATTTCAGGATTCGATAAACAGTAGTATAATTACCTAAAATCTATTTCATTAGTATATCCACTATCCATGTACGTATCATCATATTCTGGAGTTGAATACGGCGTTCGACGCATCATTAAAAGACGCGGCATCCAATTTAAAAATACTTGTCTAACCCAGGGTGACATGTTGTGCGTAGATGGAGACCTATATAAGAAATTTATACGTAACTTTAGGTAATTTATAAATAGGATACTATAATTAGTGTTTAATCTGGAATTATTACGATGGAATTTAGTTTACCGAAAATGAACGTTTAAAACGCATACGGTAATCCATATCGACAAAGTGACTAAAATCATGgtaaatagcaaatattttcctAAAAGTGGTATAGCTAGTGACGTTGGTGGAATAATTTCGGCTAATAGTAAAAAGAACACCGTCAACGAGAGGAGAATGGAAGAACACAACGATACctgtaaaaattcaattttttgcaGTATAAATAccttttcgtttatttattattctctgTAATGCTTACTTTTTCACCTGAATCACTTGGTAGATAAAAGACAAGTACCGTAAGGAACGTAATACCCACGCAAGGAATTATTAAGTTGACTGTGTAGAATAACGTCTTTCTTCGCATCgtaatattaaatgtaatatcTGTATGAATTATGTCAAAATGCACTTACATTTCGTATCGTTGTATAAATTGTATGTTAATATTgatgtcaaatatatttatttactcaCCAGAATAGGGTTCTGTGCAACATGGATAATATTCTTCGTTTCTGGATGCCGGTACTTCTAAAATGTCCCATTCAACTGATAAATAGAAGTCGCTTAAATCTATTCCTATTGCAACCAAATTGCTACCACTTTCCTGTTTCATATGTTTCAGATCCACCTGCCAGTAAAAGTTTTTACAAAGTATATTTTTGGTAAATAACATTAACGTCAATTATTTGTatcttcaaattaatttatttctatttgatttgtattaaaaaaattgtttatgattaacgacattttttaattataacctGAGCGCCATTGTACGTCCATGAGCCGAATTTCATAATACACGATTGTTCGTCAAATGGGAAATATTCGACGTTAATCTCACAAGATGATTTGTAAATCGCAGGCGGTTTCCAAGACACTTCACCGGTATACTTTAATGTAGCCTTTGTCATAAGCGTTACTTCGTAATTGCCATCGGCactatgaaattatatttaattgatGTTTTTTTATGATTATGAAATTCAATACTTGCTAATAAGTTGTAACATACATTAAAACTTACTTATTGTATAGGACAATATCTGGTAGCCAAATATTTTCGGAAGGCACGTATAGCATTTCTACGCCACCGTATTCTTCTGGATCCCATCGTAGTTTATAGTCGATCCATTTCTAAAATGCATAATATCGGCAGtgaataaaatatgtttataatgatatattatatttgtaatggtatatttCTTCAGGAGCTCTTACCTGTTCCACCCAGACGTTGGTAGTCATCAcctgattttttaaattctgtaaattaaaaaaacattaaCAATACCTTtattcaatataaaaaaaaaaaaaaaaaaaaaaaaatccaaaaTAAAAAACCAAAATCGCAAAATATGACTTTATACCATCTCAATTAGCTGCGAGAGCTTTAAACCAAGCTTTACTGTTAAGGTTTCGGTGTTGTTCTTCACAGGACGTATAAGTCTATTATAATTCGACAACAAGTCATCATAAAGTCTTTTTGTGTCAGGGTTTGCCTCGTAAATTTTTAACCCAATAGCACCTAGAAGAAACATAAATCTTTTTAGTCATAATTTCTACTTTTTATGTAAGAACAATCGAGTTCATCGCATCCAAATCACACGACAACATGAAACatacattacgatatatttcttAAGAAACTTAAATGATTCTCAACCACTTACAATGTAAAAAGGTGAGACACTTACCGAATATAATATGAAGGACATTAAAAAGAATACTAAACGTCAATATTCGCATTTTAAATGTAACTATTTACAAATTTGTGTAAGATTGAGATGGCAGTGACCACTCCCAGTAAAAACACTTTCACCTATGCACAcatatacaataatttttaagttaacctaattaaatgtaaaaagaatcgatatcatattaaatatttttcttccagGTGACAAATGGAAAACCTTATCAGTAGAAAATGAGCGTTCTGCATCCCACTGGACCAAAATCGATATCCGAAGTTAGCGCCATGACACTTGCTCCAGTTTGCACTTCAATGTATTTCGTCTGTTACAAATTCACATCTCAGCGCATGCGCATTAACGATGCGCGCACATCTTTTTCAAATCGTCCATAGGTTGGCGCCTTCAGTCTGTACCAAATCACGTACAAGCATTTTTCGTCTTAAGATTTGTCTTCGTTTTTTTTGTTTCAGTGGATTTAAGCTGTATTCGTTTCAATGCGTTCATAAAGGTAACTAAGATGAATTGTTAGTTGttttttacttttgtattttaattaggtagcaaatattatttgtttgaaCGTTTTAATTCAGATTTCTTAAAAATGAATTACCGACATTGTATGAATCTTGTTCGTCAGGTAGCGCACTCTGTACTATAATGCAGTAGAAGCCAGATGCACCTTTGCAATTCTTTTGGAATACTATTCACAGAACATCattatgaaattgtattttatacaaattttttattagtaTAATTACGATAGAGATATTTTTCATGGTACCTAATAATTCAATATATTCGATACATCCTTTCTTCTATGGTAAAATGATGTGTACTGTATTATGATTTTTTATGTTTCGTAGTCACTTTGACGTGCATTTTTCTCAATACGTACAATCTTTTATCAGACGCAATGTTTACCAAATGCAAGTTTGTAGGAAGTAATTTTCATTGATTTACTTGTAAgctgttttatataattaaattaattgtaaatgtttgaacattttgttataatatataatttataatatatatttatcatctaacatttcttatttttgcaaatttataaagaaagagaatattatttatatatacttaaCAGTTTGTGTATTATTCTTCAAGTATGATCAATAGGAACTGCCAGGAAAGGAATTGAACACTCAAAGACAACCTACTTAACGCTATACGCTCGTAAGAGGTTAATTAAAAGCGGAGCGTAACAATCGATAGGCAAGAAAGGGTAGAGTATCGACATCACTCCAAGCAGCACTCGTAAAAGAGTAGGTCCATTGTGGATTAaggttttattataaaaatctataacaaTGCTCATAGAATTGAATTGAATCCTCAACTCTGTCAATTTAGCATCTCGTAAAGTAGAAAAATCCTCTAGCCTTTCCTAGAGCATCGATCACAGTAGAAAACCACGTTCATGTTTCAGACAATGGTCGCGTGTCTAGAAAACATCGTAATTATGTCAAAGGAGTAACTGCGGAAGTGTAAAGTACTCCGACATGTTGCAGCGAAAATTACGCTTGAAACGGAGATGTATGTTCTTCACAAAAGTAGCATCCGTAGTGTAACAGCCCTCCTAGGAAGGATCGACTTGCGACCGCACAATATCCCACGTATATACGATTATCGATCAAGGATACGTAAACAGCCGTGGTATAGTTGCGCACACGCGGCGACCAGGCCACTTAGCGTATGTTTGTTTAGTACCTTTTACGACTATATTGTCCGGGCATGTGTTAGATTACGGAGCAGCCAGTGTCTGGCGCATAGCTGAGGGTTGGGTGGTACGGCGCCGTGCTTCGAGAGGGTCATTTATAACTGTTATCGTGAGACTTACTAGCCCACTTACTACCTCCACTGTGTCTATTCTCCACCCACTCTTCTATTCTACTGGAAGAAACGTAAGCGCGAGATGCGCCAGTCCACCGAACCTGCTGGTCATTCTAGCACGGTTTTTTATTCGGTCATCTTGTATCACGCCAGAGAATAAAATCTTTGAGTAACGACATCATTTTCAGAAAATCTTGATTTTTATCGCCAGTGTTCTATGAGAAAAATTGGCAGTTGTTTGTTTTCTCTGTTCCTTTCCATTAGTTAGTTTACATTCTATAGATGATTTGTAcattataattaattgtaaaatagaATTATGGTCTCGAGTTATATTGCGATCTTTCCTAATAAAGCAAGGTAGTAATTGTTGGCTGTATTGTTTtccttaaatataaaattatttagaaattcatAGTCGAGAAACTATAGGCGAGTGGAGAAGGTTATTTTACGTAAAATGTATAATTGTTGCTGGACTAATTACAATCCTGTTTTCATTAGCTGTGGGACTTGTAACCGTAATAGCTATGCACACAGTCCTAATCCTTTGTTCTCATAAAGCCACTTTGAGTGGCGAACTGACCGAACTGAATGCGAACTTTGGACATAGCGTTTAAGGTTGGTAATATGCTAGCTTTACATAAATCTGCGTGATAACTAATGTGCAAACTTTCATATTTATTGAGATAACCGGATACAATTGTAGCGGCACacgagtcataggacaaagaaAATCATGTAGTTGTTTTGCCTCGAAGTATCAAGATCGCTAGATTACaagtaatgtaaaaacaatgtcaccgctaccaGTAACCGTCGTAGGAAGACAAATTCGAATTCTCtgatcccccccccccctccgactagtataaataaaccgacgcGATCGCGAGCAATAGTTCTTACCGAGTACGTAAAGAATTCATAGCAAGTATTTAGCGTCATCCGGAATGACTTTGAATATCTAGCGAGCGTCTATCAAGTACGTGATAAGCATTTGCGAGTATTTATTCCGCGATTTTATattgcgatttatacttcgtATTAACGACTAATGTCTACGTTTATACTTTAACTTATTTGTCTTAAATACATTCGACGGTTACGACAACAAACGTCTCGTCATTAATCCTCACGACCTACGTCCTCTTCACACACAAACATCTACCCAATTATATATCAAACattgttaatatattttccTAATTCATGTTTGTCACAGACACACAGATTAgaagattaattttaaaaaacggCTGATTGAGATCTCACTTCACGAAGTATGAGTCGTTTAGAAGTTTAGACGATGAAGATAAAACTGGCGGCAcctattgaaaattaaaatctttCATGTTTGTCGAACAAACATGAAATTGTCGATATTACGTTCTTGGTTGTTGCACAGATTATAACGTTTACAGGGTTGAAACAGAGTTTTATTTGTTAAACTACGTTTCGCGTAAAACGAGAAAGCATCGCGACATTGGTATTACAACCGATAGCTCATCGTTATCGAGGACATTTCTCATCGCGTTTTTGTCCGTCGTTCCGGGACGGGGCACTTAATCCTAATATGGAAATATGTCGTGCACTCCGCAAGCCGACGATTAAtgcgaataaatcgatttttggCGTAGGGATACGACGGTTACCGCCAAATCCTGGAAGCCACGCCAAGTGGCGGAAACACGGGAATTCCATCTGGATTTACTAAGATCAGTGCCATTTAATGTGGAGCTCGATAAATCCCTTAAAAGCTGGTGGTCGGCAAGAAGACGGTGCATTACAATTTTCCAGAAAGGAGAATGGCGAACGTCTAGGGGAGACGCAGACAAATCTGCAAATGCAAGGCTTCAGGTGCCAAATGCTTTCATCGTATAACGTGAGTAACTGCCTTCCCTATTGGCTGTCCCACATCGATCGCAATCTATGAGAATAGCAGAGCCATCCAAAAGTAAAAAATCTTACGAACGCATTCCATTTATGTTGATCGAAATACTTGCTTTATGAAATGGATACGAATTGATGGATATTAACATATATACACACCTCTATTCATAAGTACAATATTAGAACACTTATAGTAAAACAAGATATTCATGTATTTTGAATCGTTATCATGGAAAAGTATAAAGTTTgaactaattaattatttctttatcaatGTGAATAACCGAGTACAAGACCAACAGatgttttgatatttataaacggACGTTtacattaatatattaaaattttaaaatatagacACCTGGGAGTTGAAAGTTAAATACGATATGGGGAAAACGAAGAAATAgatgtaaaaatacatttaGTTTTATAAAGCTAGGTTACTTAAGAACATAGAATATCATTTCCATTTGTAATTACTATTCTTCGATCTTTATTCTCGATATTCCAATTGTATCAAGTATCTTCAAACTTCGATATATTTAACTTGTTCGCTTGCACAtactttcttaaatatatcCATTTACGTAATTCGCCGTTTGAAACTGCTACTGTCTCTTCAACTGAGCTACATTTCTAGGATGTTCAATTTGCGACGAATTGCTCTGCGCTTAACCTCGAAAGAATTGAGAAGAAATACTTTGTGTATATCAATAGAAAACTGGAATATTCATGACGATCTGCATCTTTATAATCTACTCTTCACCAATGTTTTCCGTGAAAGTTGCGCAATCTCGACGGAGAACTGAGAGACGCGGGGTCCGTTAGGATCGCTGGACGGTCAGTATCGTTCTTATGCAACGTTATCTAAACGTCGTTGTTTGCTTATGATTTCCATAATTCCGTACACTTCGTCCGCGGCAGGCTCTAAAGAGCCAATATCGAGCAAAGTAGGTGTGTACTTTAATTACTAGAGATAATTACGTCGTCACCGGCTTCAGTAAGGGATGGAGGTTTACTATGATAACAGAGTATCCAATATCCTGGTGAGTTACGTACCGAGCACGACATAGCTTCGTGCATATGTATTCCGCACGTACGCACGCTGGATGTATTTACTATCGTATGCACGCCAGCACATGCCAGCCAGTCGCGTTTAACCTCCATccgttattaatataattatcctCGCGATTATTGTCTTACGGTTGCTGCATTTAACTGCGGACGTACGATATCCGCACCTGTTTTCCTGTCGCCTTCCCTGAAAATTAGCGTCTTGGTCACTTGCCTCCAGAGCAATCCGTCTTTCCGTAGATTCGCGacgattaattgaattattaagttAATTAGTTgaattttttgttaataatttctatttcctTAGAATTTAATTTGGACTTGACATATACGAAAAGTAATGTTTAGAAAATGCAGTGGACAACGTAAGGTACATGTGTCACTTTTTGTGTGTGTACGATTCTATACACGGTATACTATCGTATTTTCTTAGAATTTAATCTGTAATTGCGATATAAAAGAGATGATTTCAGTAATTAGGAAATATAGCGGGCAACACGAGGTTACGTGGCTACACTCGATGTTATAGGAAATCACGTTATGCGAACTCGTTAGAAGATTATACCAATTTAAACGCGAAAGGTAAAATTTTACTTCTCTAATCTTTTGTAACTATTAGTTTCTCTATATATAGACAAGCAAGAGACGAGTATCGCATtttcaaaaacaaaatttaagaTTATGGTACAGTGTTCAGCTCTTCTGATCTCTTATACGGTGATTTACTATTCTAATGTACTATTATAAAAGAAGACAACCAATTTATATTTCTACAGCACTCATCGATCGAATGTTTGACTCGTATGCATGGAAAACATGCCTCGGTACATTGTAATTGCCGTGACTGTTAGCACGACAGAGTTGACAAGGGTGGACCGGTCGAGGAAGAGGCAGGGAGTAAGAATGCGTGGGGAATTTTCGAGGTGATATGCGGACGAGGTAGCGTGAGCATTCTCGCATATGGCGATAGGACGAAAGCTACGGAGGTAGCACGtcggaataatttatttagctGGAGCAATGTAATAATGGCGGGGTTGCGCCGAGTGCAAACTGCAGAACGCGTTCATTACTACTTTAGTCGAAAGTGTATGGTGTGGACAAACCAGGAGGGAGGGCATGTATGGGGGATGGGAGCACGCGATGTGGGTGGAGACACACGTATATACAGGATGGTTAACATCGTACCGGATCGGCGAGTTGTAATGTGCGGTTCGCCAGACGGCGATATTGCCAACGTTAGGTACACTGGTCGTCCACCGGCCTCGAACAGGGTAGACCATAATTTTCGATTCCTGTTAACCATGTCCAACTATTTTTATCGCAACAGTGCGACGAACGGTGCTATTATACTTGCGCATTGCACATCTACGAATGCGAacaatttttttcattctctttttcatttttacctcTACTCTTTTCTCTGCCTTATGGGAAACCATGACGAATAGATGGAAGGTAGCGCGCAGTCGCAATTGTTGGTTACCACGAGGAAAGGGGtagctcgcggaagatatcgtGTCCCCGGGGGACGCGTTTGGAAATTGGAAGCGATCGTCGCAAGCTGTAACATCGTCTCACGTCGAGCAGCTTCcgatcaatttattttttgctGGGATTAATACCCGTCGTTGAGACAGCGCTCGTTTCTTCGTTGGTGAACGATATTTTTAATCGCTAAACGGCTACTTCTTTGGACATACGTTCCTCGACATGTCATGTAAGCTTCTTATTCGTCGAAaatgatatagatatattttattattatatatttgcaaCAAAGATAGATAACTAATATTTCTGTTTCAAGTCTTCATTCTCAGGTGACCAAAtgataaagaaaagagaaatatatgATTGCGCTATGGTACTGTTTATTAGAAGATAAAGTGAACCGTTACCTTTTATTTCTCGTAATTTTCACCGGCGAGTGAACGTCTGCAAATGCGACTGAATTAAAAACGTAATTATAACAGCGAAATTTTCAACGAGAGAGAGTTTTAACGGCGACCAGTGGATACACATACATTTAGACGGGATACAAACGGTTTTAAATGTATCACGCAGCTTGTTGCAGTTTTCCGTCGAGTATATCAGAGGGCGTCTGAAAACCGGGTATCGCATTTCTGCGGGTTTTCCCTCTAATCACATCCGGTAACTTAAGAGCCGCGCTGTAATTCTTCGAGCCCGCGCGGTGCAACGGTCGAGCGAGACAAAAGAGCGAAactgaaaaaatagatttatttttctttccgtATCCGTGGACTCCTCTGTCCTCCATAGATCTTCCCCTTTTATCCTTCCCATAGTATAGCCAGAAATACGGTCGGCTACCCCGCGGGGCTCTACTATTTATAACTTCGACTCATTTTCCCTCATTGCGCGGAACAGCGGGACTCAgataaataattgtttttaaCCGAAGTTTTATTGTTACCGCGCCTGTAAA of Bombus terrestris chromosome 5, iyBomTerr1.2, whole genome shotgun sequence contains these proteins:
- the LOC100643282 gene encoding acetylcholine receptor subunit beta-like 2 isoform X1, translated to MRILTFSILFNVLHIIFGAIGLKIYEANPDTKRLYDDLLSNYNRLIRPVKNNTETLTVKLGLKLSQLIEMNLKNQVMTTNVWVEQKWIDYKLRWDPEEYGGVEMLYVPSENIWLPDIVLYNNADGNYEVTLMTKATLKYTGEVSWKPPAIYKSSCEINVEYFPFDEQSCIMKFGSWTYNGAQVDLKHMKQESGSNLVAIGIDLSDFYLSVEWDILEVPASRNEEYYPCCTEPYSDITFNITMRRKTLFYTVNLIIPCVGITFLTVLVFYLPSDSGEKVSLCSSILLSLTVFFLLLAEIIPPTSLAIPLLGKYLLFTMILVTLSIWITVCVLNVHFRSPSTHNMSPWVRQVFLNWMPRLLMMRRTPYSTPEYDDTYMDSGYTNEIDFSFPNSVSDYPLELKGSPDGFESVTSQYKNIREDDARHIPHASVTDSENTMPRHLSPDVISALKGVRFIAQHIKNADKDNEVIEDWKFVAMVLDRLFLWVFTLACTGGTLGIIFQAPSLYDTREPVDQQLSGISFRNYMYPNVNAATQDE
- the LOC100643282 gene encoding acetylcholine receptor subunit beta-like 2 isoform X2 yields the protein MRILTFSILFNVLHIIFGAIGLKIYEANPDTKRLYDDLLSNYNRLIRPVKNNTETLTVKLGLKLSQLIEMNLKNQVMTTNVWVEQKWIDYKLRWDPEEYGGVEMLYVPSENIWLPDIVLYNNADGNYEVTLMTKATLKYTGEVSWKPPAIYKSSCEINVEYFPFDEQSCIMKFGSWTYNGAQVDLKHMKQESGSNLVAIGIDLSDFYLSVEWDILEVPASRNEEYYPCCTEPYSDITFNITMRRKTLFYTVNLIIPCVGITFLTVLVFYLPSDSGEKVSLCSSILLSLTVFFLLLAEIIPPTSLAIPLLGKYLLFTMILVTLSIWITVCVLNVHFRSPSTHNMSPWVRQVFLNWMPRLLMMRRTPYSTPEYDDTYMDSGYTNEIDFSVSDYPLELKGSPDGFESVTSQYKNIREDDARHIPHASVTDSENTMPRHLSPDVISALKGVRFIAQHIKNADKDNEVIEDWKFVAMVLDRLFLWVFTLACTGGTLGIIFQAPSLYDTREPVDQQLSGISFRNYMYPNVNAATQDE